A genomic window from Leishmania panamensis strain MHOM/PA/94/PSC-1 chromosome 5 sequence includes:
- a CDS encoding hypothetical protein (TriTrypDB/GeneDB-style sysID: LpmP.05.0580): MLLRHIDNVEERFDQVLQRLRDGVRRRDAILSDIRQSIHADGELHTSLREISNVQYRLMPQYVHRSATLARTVVANASLAERSSKRVRRLDALLQRVQETSAIVDAMKAMENDVAQVSSVLASGDIEATLLLLRSYEEAQRVLASVSPATAAEDEAFSSTAAAAAAAVSNAAPNSDVMRNVRATVQARLLTMIEEAVQVNDKLTIMKGTRLLAELGEGTTASRLYSDWIADHTIAALAKLIDSEMEKMEDPARVAMTHLALVSQCLDNVAAAFENDEEFTREAFGPQGPLALLTKLHSRATARCVPVLSDFIERRKDVLAQLEKHVSAGDGASAAGTISSGALRASPPPMSATADANDNAVVASARRADQILEEISHMVSCGYIYLSFVERKQTEYEKRMKSAGAAIATESNKAESTSAATAGEVVVGSTADNLWRTSDNALLNSMQEILAFYVPLQNTYFTIAYDQAVDLQLRAIRDATKEAAAATARAGGGTFHAEAGAGHTSAPAAAVFAPSAATFMSGLQNLYSVAASSADELITSVGGGGGGAAAGASEELASLWYFTHNGQVTLPDDVFFVLRLAIHRAMNTKSAQICSAAVMSAMDVVQLRLLPEIESHMVIVPTGSHGGASSATSNSSAAGGRRQAGAAPHGGFLTPEELHWAGAAERTATYLCRMGDELQQLCETTFSATPHNVTRFRELAGNMRELGTTLQDKQIHDWLDTFADVCCDSVLPPHMERFAAVSYDMKEEVYYHYELNDVWVQACLVDLDAGLQYLHQHLAGTKLFDVLLTAIARRAATGTSRVLLRKRFSLFGALQVDKDVRALRSFFVAQAQNDLTPLRDAFSVLSLMATLLLSDKPTDALEEAANTALTAEEKKKVLLTRVEFRREAVMALPL, from the coding sequence ATGCTGCTGAGACACATTGACAACGTCGAAGAACGCTTCGACCAGGTACTGCAGCGCTTGCGCGATggggtgcgccgccgcgacgccATCCTCAGCGACATCCGCCAGTCTATTCATGCCGACGGCGAGCTTCACACGTCTCTGCGTGAGATCAGCAACGTGCAGTACCGACTCATGCCACAGTAcgtccaccgcagcgcgacACTGGCGCGCACCGTCGTGGCGAACGCGTCGCTGGCAGAACGCAGCTCAAAGCGTGTGCGGCGGCTTGACGCGCTTCTACAACGCGTGCAGGAGACGAGTGCCATCGTGGACGCCATGAAGGCCATGGAGAACGACGTGGCGCAGGTGTCGTCTGTCCTGGCGTCGGGCGACATCGAGGCCACACTGCTACTCCTGCGCTCGTAcgaggaagcgcagcgcGTCCTGGCCTCAGTCTCTccggccactgccgctgaggATGAGGCCTTCTcgtccacagcagcggcagcggcagcggcggtgtcgaACGCGGCACCCAACAGCGACGTCATGCGGAACGTTCGAGCAACTGTGCAGGCGCGCCTGCTCACAATGATTGAGGAAGCCGTACAGGTGAACGACAAGCTGACCATCATGAAAGGGACACGGCTGCTCGCGGAGCTGGGCGAAGGTACAACGGCGTCGCGGCTGTACAGCGACTGGATCGCTGACCACACCATTGCCGCGCTGGCAAAGCTCATCGACAGCGAAATGGAAAAGATGGAGGACCCAGCGAGGGTGGCCATGACGCACCTCGCACTCGTCTCGCAGTGCCTCGAcaacgtcgccgccgcgttcGAGAATGACGAGGAGTTCACGCGTGAGGCCTTTGGCCCACAGGGGCCGCTGGCCCTGCTGACAAAGCTGCACAGCCGCGCCACTGCGCGAtgtgtgccggtgctgaGTGACTTTATCGAGCGCCGCAAGGACGTACTGGCCCAGCTGGAGAAGCACGTTTCAGCCGGCGAtggtgccagcgccgctggcaCCATCTCTAGTGGAGCTCTTCGTGCGTCGCCCCCGCCCATGAGCGCTACTGCTGACGCCAACGATAATGCGGTGGTTGCCAGTGCCCGACGCGCTGACCAGATTCTAGAGGAGATCAGCCACATGGTGTCGTGCGGCTACATCTACCTCTCCTTCGTGGAGCGCAAGCAAACGGAGTACGAGAAGCGGATGAAGTCAGCAGGTGCGGCGATAGCGACAGAGAGCAACAAGGCCGAGTCAACCTCGgcagccaccgctggcgaGGTGGTCGTGGGCAGCACTGCCGACAACCTCTGGCGCACCAGTGACAACGCCCTCCTCAACTCCATGCAGGAGATTCTTGCCTTCTATGTGCCCCTGCAGAACACGTACTTCACAATCGCGTACGACCAGGCGGTcgacctgcagctgcgcgcgatCCGTGACGCGACcaaggaagcggcagcggcgacggcgcgtGCCGGTGGAGGTACCTTCCATGCTGAAGCAGGAGCAGGACACACCagtgcgcctgcagcagcggttttcgcgccatcagcagcgaccTTCATGTCGGGACTGCAAAATCTCTACTCGGttgccgccagcagcgccgacgagCTCATCACCtccgtcggcggcggtggcggtggcgctgcggcaggagcTTCAGAAGAGCTTGCGTCGCTCTGGTATTTCACCCATAATGGGCAAGTCACGCTGCCGGATGACGTCTTCTTCGTGCTGCGTCTGGCCATTCATCGTGCCATGAACACCAAGTCAGCGCAAAtctgctccgctgctgtgaTGTCCGCCATGGACGTGGTGCAGTTGCGGCTCCTGCCAGAGATAGAGTCGCACATGGTGATTGTGCCCACAGGCAGTCACGGTGGTGCCAGCAGCGCGACGTCCAACTCGTCTGCTGCCGGGGGTCGGCGACAGgcaggtgcagcaccgcacggCGGCTTCCTGACACCCGAGGAACTGCACTGggccggtgcggcggagCGGACCGCGACGTACCTGTGCCGCATGGGCGAtgaactgcagcagctgtgcgagACAACCTTCTCCGCGACTCCGCATAATGTGACGCGCTTCCGCGAACTTGCCGGAAACATGCGGGAGCTGGGAACAACGCTTCAAGACAAGCAAATCCACGACTGGCTTGACACCTTCGCGGACGTATGCTGCGACAgcgtgctgccaccgcacaTGGAACGCTTTGCTGCCGTCTCGTATGacatgaaggaggaggtgtacTACCACTACGAGCTCAACGACGTGTGGGTGCAGGCGTGCTTAGTAGACCTCGACGCCGGACTTCAGTACCTCCATCAGCACCTGGCAGGCACGAAGCTCTTCGACGTGCTGCTTACGGCGATCGCGCGGCGGGCGGCGACGGGGACAAGCCGCGTGCTGCTCCGTAAGCGATTTAGCCTCTTCGGTGCACTGCAGGTGGACAAggacgtgcgtgcgctgcgcagcttcttCGTAGCGCAGGCACAGAACGACCTGACCCCACTCCGCGATGCCTTTTCGGTGCTCAGCTTGATGGCAACGCTTCTGCTCTCCGACAAGCCAACGGACGCACTGGAAGAGGCAGCCAACACGGCGCtgacagcggaggagaagaagaaggtgTTGTTGACGCGCGTCGAGTTCCGcagggaggcggtgatggcgctTCCACTGTGA
- a CDS encoding hypothetical protein (TriTrypDB/GeneDB-style sysID: LpmP.05.0590), with product MKRQFLPHTPPCQSRQQSGASATRMFTGNAQESEDFAEMDDSHSEVGFDSSTVLLYDTSHQLTNKPADGPSGESGTGSSNTGASPYAMYEPTYANKQHGLLGSVFKGEATVTAAGWSGGSVFPAPDAPYSQPLLHPPQPPHLLPPPYLSAASAQPPFTANSLGILGPGTTAEGGSGPPLTSGYLSPTTATEPGTGAAVKVVPPTDVLKVPLHAPRLRVPANLPLEQTTLLDLLATAVVQGGPTTEEEIVKREMGRGNLAFAFLGEKFNHPCMLYYRWRLYSLLQGDTLVSWRTQPFQIEEARRAYVWVPPPPLKVGPECLVGLHQPELLDPVFATGSGTDAAATAGGADDEEGADVIVRMAHRRGGRHRRRHHCGRDAEADMKSKRSRHDAGDERGHGSRSPSDSSGSSSGSSLQSSSNSNSESDDEQDKPKGRRATLAECGNGDEEATKAKDQPLVQPPVSTGAEAMSSEAAPADAARVRLPPPSAQWISRQCTAHRHVFAILQPHLVAKWTALLNPYAMADPATVGNSGLATLCERWLRRDEVASRMAFAIRHAVAMHHLLSILLDAVVKVAYVATAQSRQQPTDSVDHLDSNVYCVEALWYLFVLHDIAMNASNAPETSTTSATSVNKNAPNRQQPLQPQQGLATAAAGIVSGATSAGRTDTDEELFASEGNLEALETLYDVLSRQHLATHAGASTSPSPAAAAGVATATAVSSPSAPGSTLRPRRRQRHPQRRSSYERCGDALEMILPTLMEACTAIALAVSMDKERQRSQTMTASSTRARHFKVLPPHQQHQQQQSKTKDKLNATEHESMMPSSSATLPVSSGPALSLRLDAGCDAAAATTASSSSTWSPSSPSAEHRVNTAAGGGAETATPSTSSTSSAPAVMLLYWLKTFLVVWMNVEQPLQSPSAGAGMATGAVVPPGTVWPDCQANAADMLDVKLTYHVNPQHASLLGLDAASQQQRSVCHQPPLLSARACAILKDRYSFLF from the coding sequence ATGAAGCGGCAATTTCTGCCCCACACACCACCGTGCCagtcgcggcagcagagcggTGCCTCGGCAACGCGGATGTTCACTGGCAATGCTCAGGAAAGTGAGGACTTCGCCGAGATGGACGACAGTCACAGTGAGGTCGGCTTCGATAGCAGCACAGTGTTGCTCTACGACACCTCGCACCAGCTTACCAACAAACCAGCTGATGGGCCCAGCGGTGagagcggcaccggcagcagtaACACAGGCGCCTCGCCGTACGCGATGTACGAGCCAACTTACGCGAATAAGCAGCACGGCCTGCTGGGGTCTGTGTTTAAGGGTGAGGCAACCGTCACCGCAGCGGGCTGGAGCGGTGGCTCGGTGTTCCCGGCTCCGGACGCCCCTTACTCGCAGCCCCTGCTGCATCCACCCCAGCCGCCGCACCTACTGCCGCCTCCCTACCTCAGCGCCGCGTCAGCGCAGCCGCCTTTCACAGCTAACAGCTTGGGCATCCTCGGCcccggcaccaccgccgagggGGGATCTGGGCCACCATTGACCTCTGGGTACTTGTCGCCAACCACGGCTACAGAGCCAGGCACCGGCGCGGCGGTCAAGGTGGTACCCCCAACAGACGTGCTGAAGGTGCCCCTACACGCACCGCGCCTGCGCGTCCCCGCGAACCTTCCGCTGGAGCAGACGACATTGCTCGACCttctcgccaccgccgtcgtgcaAGGCGGACCAACGACGGAAGAGGAGATTGTGAAGCGCGAGATGGGACGCGGCAACCTGGCCTTTGCCTTCCTCGGCGAGAAGTTCAATCATCCCTGCATGCTGTACTACCGCTGGCGACTGTACTCGTTGCTGCAGGGCGACACACTCGTCTCGTGGCGCACCCAACCCTTTCAGATCGAAGAGGCACGGCGCGCCTACGTAtgggtgccgccgccacctcttaAGGTCGGTCCGGAGTGCCTCGTCGGGTTGCACCAACCAGAGCTGCTGGACCCGGTCTTCGCAACGGGCAGCGGCACtgacgcagcggcaacggcaggcggtgctgacgACGAAGAAGGAGCAGATGTGATTGTCCGCATGGCACAtcgtcgcggcggccgccatcgccgtcgccatcacTGCGGCCGAGACGCAGAGGCCGACATGAAGAGTAAAAGAAGCCGCCATGATGCGGGAGACGAAAGGGGCCATGGAAGCCGCAGCCCCAGCGAtagcagtggcagcagcagtggcagcagcctgcaaagcagcagcaacagcaacagtgaATCGGACGACGAGCAAGATAAGCCGAAGGGCCGCCGTGCCACTTTGGCAGAGTGTGGTaatggcgacgaggaggcaacCAAAGCCAAGGACCAACCGCTGGTGCAACCTCCCGTCAGCACAGGCGCAGAGGCCATGTCCTctgaagcagcaccagccgaTGCCGCCCGCGTTCGACTtccgccgccgtctgcgcAGTGGATCTCGCGCCAGTGCACGGCGCACCGGCACGTCTTTGCGATCCTGCAGCCGCACTTAGTGGCGAAgtggacggcgctgctgaaccCCTACGCAATGGCCGACCCCGCCACCGTGGGCAATAGTGGCCTTGCGACTCTCTGCGAGCGCTGGCTGCGACGAGACGAGGTTGCATCTCGCATGGCGTTTGCAATTCGGCACGCCGTTGCaatgcaccacctcctcagtATCCTGCTGGATGCAGTGGTGAAGGTGGCATATGTGGCAACAGCGCAATCACGTCAGCAGCCAACCGACTCCGTCGACCACCTTGACAGCAACGTCTACTGcgtggaggcgctgtggTACCTCTTCGTGCTGCACGACATCGCGATGAACGCGTCCAACGCGCCAGAGACATCCACAACGTCGGCGACGAGCGTCAACAAGAACGCCCCGAacaggcagcagccactgcaaccgcagcaggggctcgccactgccgccgccgggaTAGTGAGCGGTGCGACTTCGGCTGGTCGAACCGACACAGATGAGGAGCTGTTTGCCTCTGAAGGAAATCTGGAAGCACTGGAAACCCTCTACGACGTCTTAAGTCGCCAGCACCTGGCTACCCATGCAGGAGCATCAACGTCCCCGTCGcccgcggctgcagcaggagtAGCAACAGCCACTGCGGTatcgtcgccgtcggcgcCAGGGTCAACTCTGCGTCCTCGGCGCCGTCAGCGTCATCCGCAGCGGCGTTCGTCCTACGAGCGGTGCGGCGATGCGCTGGAGATGATTCTTCCGACGCTGATGGAGGCGTGCACGGCAATTGCTCTGGCGGTGTCCATGGACAAGGAACGGCAGCGGTCGCAGACGATGACGGCATCATCGACTCGAGCCCGTCACTTCAAAGTGCTTCCCCCTCAccaacagcaccagcagcagcagtcaaaGACGAAGGACAAGCTGAACGCCACGGAGCACGAGTCGATGATGCCGTCATCGTCTGCGACGCTGCCCGTCAGCAGTGGCCCTGCTCTGTCGCTGAGGCTTGACGCAGGATGTGAtgcggccgccgcgacgacggcatcgtcgtcgtccacatggtctccctcctccccatccGCGGAACACAGAGTCAACACGgctgctggtggcggcgcagagaCGGCAACGCCATCGACATCATCAACGTCCTCAGCCCCGGCGGTGATGCTCCTTTACTGGCTCAAGACATTCCTCGTTGTTTGGATGAACGTGGAGCAGCCGCTTCAGTCGCCGTCTGCGGGGGCAGGTATGGCGACCGGTGCCGTCGTACCGCCTGGTACGGTGTGGCCAGACTGCCAGGCCAACGCGGCGGACATGCTGGACGTGAAGCTCACCTACCACGTGAATCCACAGCACGCGTCGCTGCTTGGGCTTGACGCGGCatcgcaacagcagcgaagcgTCTGTcatcagccgccgctgctgagcgcgcgtgcctgtgcaATCCTAAAGGATCGCTACAGTTTTTTGTTTTAA
- a CDS encoding hypothetical protein (TriTrypDB/GeneDB-style sysID: LpmP.05.0600), translating to MSTRSASPLNTMSTLSSRRVSTASLSFATTSCSVIKRDEATVSVLTSSKALTPSVKQRVEAILRHGSPCTRGLHSISPLAPDAARAPPVELQGPPRYLRARGLTPPAAAEATGRRETRQQQQQQQQSEQDGGHWRSSSCRRDNRRRSSHSQAKSKRGMAQAASPPQSQPPDAANNVSQPPKMHRMTAPLQESGLSLSLPSKHRHHYPSDHQYSNHAQPEAQRLDRTSQLNEGRGTVEDRPELVRAARAPPPRSRSPASRRDSTLFERSDPMAAMTRPPFRGGNIEDMALVVPRLSPSHAAPLTRTRSPQSAARQQQQHLSQRPLQVGISGRFGVPGKNTTAKGSTAAEMTPSAAQHAAALSTFPPLASTSPILRSYIAESFSSYLPGESTVLLGAHHRGKSTPHPASSPPPSPSQAASPHAEASAATSMTAVEIEVAVASSTVSSLPEPAVLARYEEILRDWRIGNSNSCSGGTPHYNGHDAQHTGQLRYTDEEFAAAFDLIVHIRLAAGAVVTVSEIKDEVERRTGLPAAQQSLVYDAMSLQDCLPIHLLLLAADEDDVDTNCHQMGEWGAKHHTDGGVSARRDAVMGGRRRRGCLRLVCVPLSSDSAAAATVVRRTRQVRSPLRAAASPAAAATAVDFTAFPTRSSAFIGPTRAASAAAAVAVPTSPPRRPGAVPFTLSHGTTIMTSATGLSSAAATSASPAALTGNTEQVLSEHISRLRRLYLPNEEISNTLRRGGWASAGAGVERAPEHTDPSVTAMAAVPQPKWQQQNLLSSAPTAYQNLMMNGGGGAAPIRGPLLPHRTELSEALIAALPAPPVRRSAALPSADVTSANTSNGGISAPYASIKTLSWKPSVPQTLPSPLLTRQARISTGGDVDADGDDGNGGGVDASWMSSLSFSSSSAAAAAAALMV from the coding sequence ATGTCGACTCGatcagcgtcgccgctgaACACGATGTCCACCTTGTCGTCGCGAAGGGTCTCCACAGCGTCGTTATCCTTCGCGACGACCTCGTGCTCTGTAATAAAGCGAGATGAAGCGACCGTGTCAGTCTTGACATCCTCCAAGGCACTCACACCTTCCGTGAAGCAAAGGGTTGAGGCGATACTGCGCCATGGCAGTCCTTGTACGCGCGGTCTGCACAGCATCAGTCCCCTGGCTCCCGACGCAGCTCGAGCGCCTCCCGTGGAGTTGCAGGGGCCTCCGCGGTATCTACGCGCTCGAGGGCTCacacctcctgcagcagccgaggCGACCGGTAGACGTGAGACAcgccaacaacagcaacaacaacaacaatcGGAGCAAGACGGTGGTCATTggcgctcctcctcatgcCGACGGGACAatcggcgccgcagcagccacagtcAAGCCAAGAGCAAGCGAGGTATGGCACAAGCCGCCTCGCCACCACAGTCGCAGCCCCCCGATGCCGCCAACAACGTCTCCCAACCTCCAAAGATGCACAGGATGACAGCGCCGTTGCAGGAGTCGGGCCTGTCACTGTCGCTGCCATCAAAGCACCGACACCACTACCCTAGCGATCACCAGTACAGCAATCATGCCCAGccagaggcgcagcggctaGACCGCACTTCACAACTGaatgaagggagaggcacGGTCGAAGACAGGCCGGAGCTggtgcgtgctgctcgagcaccgccgccgcgctcgaGGAGCCCTGCCAGCCGCCGCGACTCCACCCTCTTCGAGCGCAGTGACCCTATGGCGGCAATGACGAGGCCTCCGTTTCGTGGAGGTAATATAGAAGACATGGCGCTTGTCGTGCCTCGGCTGTCCCCCTCTCACGCCGCCCCCCTCACACGTACTCGCTCCCCTCAGTCCGCAgcccgacagcagcagcaacacctcTCGCAGCGTCCACTCCAAGTTGGCATCTCCGGTCGCTTTGGTGTTCCTGGCAAGAACACCACCGCAAAGGGTTCCACGGCAGCGGAGATGACGCCGTCAGCCGCGCAGCATGCAGCAGCCCTTTCTACCTTCCCGCCGCTCGCTAGCACCTCGCCCATCTTGCGCTCCTACATAGCGGAGTCCTTCTCAAGTTATCTACCGGGTGAGTCCACGGTGCTGCTTGGAGCCCACCATCGTGGAAAATCAACTCCACACCccgcatcgtcgccaccgccgtcgccgtctcaGGCGGCTAGCCCTCACGCTGAAGCTTCTGCTGCCACGTCCATGACAGCGGTTGAAATCGAAGTGGCGGTCGCATCTTCCACTGTATCATCGCTGCCTGAGCCGGCGGTGTTGGCCCGCTACGAGGAGATCCTGCGCGATTGGCGCATTGGAAACAGTAATAGCTGTAGCGGCGGTACTCCTCACTACAATGGCCACGATGCGCAGCACACCGGGCAGCTGCGGTACACCGACGAGGAGTTCGCCGCCGCGTTCGATCTCATCGTTCACATCCGGcttgccgctggcgctgttgtcACAGTCAGTGAGATTAaggacgaggtggagcggcgcaCAGGCCTGCCAGCCGCGCAGCAGTCTCTTGTATACGACGCCATGTCGCTGCAGGACTGCTTACCCATCCATCTGCTCCTCTTGGCAGCGGACGAAGACGACGTCGACACAAACTGCCACCAAATGGGGGAGTGGGGAGCGAAGCACCAcaccgacggcggcgtcagTGCTAGGCGAGATGCGGTCATGGGTGGAAGGCGACGCCGCGGTTGCCTGAgacttgtgtgcgtgccgctGTCAAGTgactcggcggcggcggcgacggtggtgcggcggaCTCGTCAGGTCCGGTCTCCGCTgcgagcggcggcgtcgccggccgccgcagccaccgcagtcGATTTTACGGCGTTCCCTACACGTAGCTCAGCTTTTATAGGACCCACTCGAGCCgcgagcgcagctgcggcggtggctgtcCCGACGTCACCCCCACGGCGGCCCGGCGCCGTCCCCTTTACCCTCTCACACGGCACAACCATCATGACGTCAGCAACGGGCCtctccagcgcagctgccaccTCAGCATCGCCTGCAGCCTTGACGGGTAATACGGAGCAAGTCCTCTCAGAGCACATCAGTCGCCTGCGACGTCTGTACTTGCCCAACGAGGAGATAAGCAATACGCTCCGTAGGGGCGGCTGGGCCTCCGCCGGGGCCGGTGTGGAGAGGGCACCAGAGCACACAGATCCGTCGGTCACGGCGATGGCCGCGGTGCCACAGCCAAAGTGGCAGCAACAAAACCTCCTGTCCTCCGCGCCGACAGCGTACCAAAATTTGATGAtgaacggcggcggcggcgctgcacccaTTCGagggccgctgctgccgcatcgcACGGAGCTGAGCGAGGCGCTGATCGCCGCTCTCCCAGCTCCGCCAGTGCGCCGCTCGGCCGCTTTGCCATCAGCCGATGTTACCAGCGCCAACACCAGTAACGGTGGCATTAGTGCGCCGTACGCGTCCATCAAGACGCTCTCCTGGAAGCCCTCTGTACCCCAGACGCtgccctcgccgctgctcacgcGACAGGCACGAATTTccaccggcggcgacgtcgaTGCGGATGGCGACGATGGcaatggcggtggtgtcgaTGCAAGTTGGATGAGCTCACtcagcttctcttcctcctccgctgctgctgccgccgctgctttgATGGTGTGA